A window of Prolixibacter sp. SD074 contains these coding sequences:
- a CDS encoding PKD domain-containing protein, whose protein sequence is MGSGQMKSHKGKYTFFLLLISLMLFGSTSANAQVCDLIFEKGSNIKVNGICAPVDVYAFDAKYTVVSISGASSFQVEFDWGDGTVDLVDATVDTSGSFPVISATDNYSYPSQVNGSCTYNASSTLIVDGVRCTDSMVPQIVTVWDKDDSNGGNISIYPYEVQVCVGEDTTIMFHDQSTWNCTAPAVDKPNYQDRITQFTYGIDDPANRIPGIELNQPDGSIIHIGNGTVAGDTTHYGYIAEGPYDPKNRSWAIHVPVTDSTDVGKVFEIRLDNWNFCNPYPDNAPVWNTARIIIIDKPWPKITPVSPVCSADAPFSMVVTGRNVTGAGTWSGPGVSSTGHFDPSKANIGTNQIIYTEVNGAGCEGTDTTYITVKQSPNLNFSLSDTEGCEPLVVYMKNNSTNTDTYYWDYGDGTSDTTTTNEPVNNIYTFGNSDEPFVITLTGVNNNGCISTMSDSVLVHDTQQIGIKASDSTICAPQKIKFWAVGGGSDTVSTDTHNRYWDFNEDGVNESTHTNPNWTFDNTTGENDTVTVRLITESLYECRDTAYLDIIVYPNLGAHSTLGDPINLCLGSTVELDGHPNTAISGLKHDWSGDTQYLQEKSPKGSVVHFDGTGAGLFNVRYIVSTKVCADTVDFHLEVANVNVTLPDPVFGCTGEPLEMQPVITGGSGNYISHSWTGDGATYLDNANLQNPNFQVGTPGDYHLDYSVSDDAGCSDNDSTVVHILKMPASNAGADQDTCGLVADLHANQSSTYPAHWVQISGPDTATFTNTSDPAAGVEVYAYGTYEFGWVVTNETCEAVDTVVVDFIQTPAPDAGDDDSVCGLQYNLSGSAALGNGFWTKVSGPGPATFEFSDQNSTLVDVDQQGSYVFRWTDDNGNGCSAYDDVTIDFVAYPDPVISVPDTSGCSPYTLQMSDGGTIGGATYVWDYGDGTRDTVYTADPVTHTYHNTDTKVMKRVITLTIQNGTCETVTQQEITVKPDFSAGTPVHFEGCNPSTFEFVNANPGATWWKWDFGDGSPTSDLRSPPHTFNNTTGNDTTYVVQLTAQSSFGCVDTVNNTVTVYQRSVAKFAVSDSVGCNPLDVNFTNQSEHASIYLWDFNDGMSSVATDTTHTFSNGSDVDASFRVRLIATNSSSCSDTTYQNILVHPVPKTSFDMSYLPGCSPVPATFTNKTTGAVSYLWDFDDGQTSTEINTTHDFINDSTYIRYFRVRLTAENTYGCTNSLMREVTVYPTQHFDFSILPDTACSPADVIMVADPGAYTYTWDFGDGTVNPSNRYLASHTYTNSAGTDSVYTVKLNSSSFYGCKDSTTRQMLVKPEVKADITLSDNYGCEPLVVDIQDNSLNGDYFYWDYGDDRKDTTGYAANYSITYTNPNLTTVAYNLKLVVESAEGCRDSVTYPIQVLPGVTAGFSVDTVGCSPLVADFINTATGAYAMHWDFGDGTFDDTNFNPQHIYNAIGNAENLFTVMQIVRSSVAECSDTAYATMHVYPVDKVYFNISDTTGCTPLNTTLLNTSPDGVSYEVDYGDSTATETLTTATGLTHQYLNTGTSPQTYNLVVKSNNSFGCQDSVVKSIVVYPSVTASFTADTAGCAPFVVDFTNTSTGAFSYEWDFGDGGANEYVKDPVRIFNNYGLSDTIYNVSLAATSLYSCSDTAHQAFLVVPAPYADFNAPNYTGCSPFTFDATNVSTGATTYYWDFGDGATQTTNSLGNISHLYTNSTSTPVTRNLKLKAVNSLGCSDSLTVSIRVLPKVTADFAPDTTGCSILDVQFQNLSTNAQQFEWDFGDGAANYTADPSHPYETAPGVDADNTVKLISKSYYGCVDSITRNVHVLGSPQANYSMLVTNVSGTTTTVEFTNLSDGAVSYVLNYGDGNSVTLGSWTTVTHDFVSPDATTSYSITLTATSASGCTDAVTQVLDTDNPPDITFYPDTAGCSPVVVQFRNTSTYATSYTWKFGDGTPDVHLTNPVHTFENNGTADSTYTVWLIGVTPYGKKDSTSHTVTVYANPQASFNIPIVSGCSPFDALFENTSTGGTTYNWDFGDSIKNTTYSSPATLSHTYVNGTTYPESYQVTLTASSANGCESKANGSVLATPGVQAAFTSATDGCSPLKVQFTNNSVGAYYYLWNFGDGSSSSQMNPSHPFYNPTDRDTMYTVKLLAYTPDGCKDSLTEDITVYGTPKIDLTYSATNGCAPFNVEITDNSTPGTTLTWDWGDGSPIDTTTAPANVSHIYYNTNPTLETISPRMKVTAKSPHVCESATEHVFIVYPQVTAGFNMNPASGCSPLDVWFTNTSSGAAYLGWDFNDGVTDTTAANPTHRFVNSGLNDTTFTVTQIATSVNNCADTLQQDVTVHPSPRIDVSVSDSVGCGPLNVRVENLSFSGQIYRVKYGDGTIDTINSGGHVFHTYTSSHGDEQFYKMVILGDNPYGCTDSIVKRIHVFPTVTAGFVSDTQGCSPLPVRFQNTSQGAFSYEWTFNGDTLDVDYTENPLRVFENTTPNDSINTVQLIASNNYDCSDTTWQTITVSPSPVADITVSSAEGCAPFTVNVTNNSYLGYTFHWIYGDNDDEYKSAGESATHIYENTGVTPGYYDLKLVVETLNGCRDSVIRRITVLPEVKTAMVLDTIDCSPLFTTLQNLTTGAQLFFWDYGDGTPTSTEYNPSHTFVNMSTADDTMYTVKLVGKSFYGCEDSTYQDVTVLAAPHAEFTVDKTTGCGPLDVQLENQSVGGITYTVKYGDGAEENIAEGATVNHMYHDTTSQAISYSLRVIVESATGCVDSMETRIEVLPELNAVFSSGSIGCAPLGIRFNNESNGAAAYEWNFGDGSPVENFTSPYHLFDNSSLADTIYNVKLLAYSPYGCVDSTMKDITVHPTPNADISAVDVEDCTPFDAMFSNHTTGADNFAWDFGDGTTSTSSDTLVTHTYENTKPMVQSYHIWVKASNNFGCSDDAYESVQVNPFVKAAFSADTVGCSPLTLDFKNLSEGAYSYEWYFGDSSGVYRSTNPGHTFVNTSQKDTIFHVMLVAMSRYGCSDTAVMGIRVYPSPMASFSVNSLGGCAPYTLEITDQSVGAESYLWKFGDGTSSTGAQENFTHDYLNTGQTTVYPVTLQVENEIGCKSSYTANIEVHPMVTADFQPDKSEGCSPLSVNFSNLSSGGETYYWDFNDQMYSSEFQPRHPFVNTTSKDSTFMVQLVATSLNHCTDTISKTILVHPTPQAAFIVDPQVQTFPDKTIRITNQTPGGPWNYVWNFGDMTQEVNGDVTSHDFETPGNYDITLAASSDFCSQKAVQRVSVLAGPPSSVFDPDTAGCPPLKVQFRNQSKNGYRYVWDFGDGNYSTQKAPEHTFFAEGAYNVHLQVFNQVGDVAESDKQIVVYPAVRAYFNLFPSRVKIPGEKVSFSNFSENADNYLWDFGDGDTSTVFEPGHEYQKVGVFPVSLMATSLKSCTDTFILAQGVEAYSEAKIQVPNAFMPAKDGPNGGKYTPGDRYNHVFYPVVAKGDIDKYQLQVFNRWGNLMFLTNDIDTGWDGYYNGELASPGVYIWRIKCTFKDGTQIVKAGDVTLLQ, encoded by the coding sequence ATGGGATCGGGACAAATGAAATCTCACAAGGGTAAGTACACCTTTTTTCTACTGCTTATTTCGTTAATGCTTTTCGGAAGTACAAGCGCAAACGCACAGGTTTGCGATTTGATCTTTGAGAAGGGTAGCAATATCAAGGTGAATGGAATTTGTGCGCCGGTAGATGTTTATGCCTTCGACGCGAAATACACAGTCGTTAGTATTAGTGGTGCCTCTTCTTTCCAGGTCGAGTTTGATTGGGGAGATGGAACGGTTGATTTAGTGGATGCTACCGTTGATACTTCAGGTTCTTTCCCGGTCATCAGCGCTACTGACAATTATAGTTATCCTTCCCAGGTAAACGGTAGTTGTACCTACAATGCCAGTTCAACATTAATTGTTGACGGAGTCCGTTGTACTGACTCCATGGTGCCGCAGATTGTTACCGTTTGGGATAAAGATGATTCCAACGGGGGGAATATTAGTATCTATCCCTATGAGGTACAGGTTTGTGTAGGTGAGGATACAACCATTATGTTTCACGATCAGAGTACCTGGAACTGTACCGCTCCGGCAGTTGATAAACCTAACTATCAGGACCGAATCACCCAATTCACATATGGTATAGATGATCCAGCGAATCGTATTCCGGGGATTGAGTTAAATCAACCGGATGGTTCAATTATCCACATTGGGAATGGAACCGTTGCCGGTGATACCACACACTATGGTTATATAGCTGAAGGACCTTACGATCCGAAAAACCGTTCATGGGCAATTCATGTGCCGGTAACAGATTCAACGGATGTAGGCAAAGTGTTTGAAATCAGACTGGATAATTGGAATTTTTGTAATCCATATCCTGATAATGCTCCCGTATGGAATACTGCCCGTATTATTATTATCGACAAGCCCTGGCCGAAAATTACGCCGGTAAGTCCGGTTTGTAGTGCAGATGCACCGTTTAGTATGGTCGTCACAGGCCGGAATGTGACAGGAGCAGGTACCTGGTCGGGCCCGGGAGTCAGCAGTACCGGACATTTTGACCCGTCCAAAGCCAATATTGGAACCAACCAGATTATTTACACCGAAGTAAACGGGGCTGGTTGTGAGGGTACTGATACAACTTATATTACAGTAAAACAGTCCCCGAATCTTAATTTTTCTTTGTCGGATACCGAAGGTTGTGAACCGTTAGTGGTTTACATGAAGAATAATTCCACTAATACTGATACGTATTACTGGGATTATGGAGATGGAACAAGCGATACAACAACAACCAACGAGCCGGTCAATAATATTTATACCTTTGGAAACTCAGATGAGCCATTCGTTATTACATTAACCGGAGTGAATAATAACGGATGTATCTCGACAATGAGTGATTCTGTCCTGGTTCACGACACACAACAAATTGGAATAAAAGCATCAGATAGTACCATTTGTGCTCCACAGAAAATAAAGTTTTGGGCTGTAGGTGGAGGAAGTGATACCGTCAGCACCGATACCCATAATCGATATTGGGATTTTAATGAAGATGGGGTTAACGAATCAACACATACAAATCCTAATTGGACCTTTGATAATACGACAGGAGAAAATGATACCGTAACGGTCCGTTTGATTACAGAATCACTATACGAATGCAGGGATACAGCTTATTTGGATATTATTGTTTATCCCAATCTTGGAGCACACAGTACGCTGGGCGATCCAATCAATTTGTGTTTGGGATCAACTGTAGAATTGGATGGTCATCCCAATACCGCGATAAGTGGATTGAAACACGACTGGAGCGGAGATACCCAGTATCTTCAAGAGAAGTCTCCCAAAGGTTCCGTCGTCCATTTCGATGGGACTGGTGCGGGGCTCTTTAATGTGCGTTACATTGTTAGTACCAAAGTCTGTGCCGATACGGTTGATTTTCACCTGGAAGTTGCCAATGTAAATGTAACGCTGCCAGATCCTGTATTTGGATGTACTGGCGAACCTTTGGAGATGCAACCGGTAATCACTGGTGGTTCAGGTAATTATATAAGTCACTCATGGACAGGTGATGGTGCGACCTATTTGGACAATGCCAATTTACAGAATCCGAACTTTCAGGTCGGAACGCCGGGAGATTATCATCTTGATTATTCTGTTTCAGATGACGCGGGTTGTAGCGATAATGATTCGACAGTCGTTCATATTTTAAAAATGCCTGCATCCAACGCCGGGGCCGATCAGGATACTTGCGGATTGGTGGCAGATTTGCATGCGAACCAGTCATCCACCTATCCGGCGCACTGGGTACAGATTTCCGGACCGGACACAGCAACCTTTACCAATACCTCAGACCCGGCAGCCGGAGTAGAGGTTTATGCATACGGCACATACGAGTTTGGCTGGGTTGTTACGAATGAGACCTGCGAGGCTGTTGACACAGTCGTGGTTGATTTTATTCAGACACCGGCACCCGACGCCGGAGACGATGATTCCGTTTGTGGATTGCAGTACAATCTTTCGGGGAGTGCAGCTCTTGGCAACGGATTCTGGACAAAGGTTTCCGGACCCGGACCCGCAACGTTCGAGTTTTCCGATCAAAATAGTACCCTGGTGGATGTCGATCAACAAGGAAGTTATGTTTTCCGTTGGACAGACGACAACGGTAACGGCTGTTCGGCTTACGACGATGTGACCATTGACTTTGTTGCTTATCCTGACCCCGTTATATCAGTTCCTGATACCTCCGGTTGTTCACCCTATACTTTGCAAATGTCAGATGGTGGGACTATCGGTGGGGCCACTTACGTATGGGATTATGGCGATGGTACGCGTGACACCGTGTATACAGCCGATCCGGTGACACATACATATCATAACACCGATACCAAGGTTATGAAGCGTGTGATTACCCTGACCATTCAAAACGGTACCTGTGAGACAGTAACCCAGCAGGAAATTACAGTAAAACCAGATTTCTCGGCAGGGACACCAGTACACTTTGAAGGATGTAACCCGTCAACTTTTGAATTTGTTAATGCGAATCCCGGAGCAACCTGGTGGAAATGGGATTTTGGTGATGGTTCTCCGACCAGCGATCTTCGGAGCCCGCCACATACATTTAATAATACTACCGGGAATGATACAACTTATGTTGTGCAGTTGACGGCCCAGTCATCCTTCGGATGTGTCGATACGGTTAATAATACGGTAACCGTTTATCAACGTTCTGTTGCCAAATTCGCTGTTTCCGATAGTGTTGGCTGTAACCCGCTGGATGTAAACTTTACCAATCAGTCGGAACATGCTTCCATCTATTTATGGGATTTTAACGATGGCATGAGCAGTGTTGCAACCGATACTACCCATACATTTTCAAATGGTTCGGATGTGGATGCATCTTTCAGGGTCCGGTTGATTGCTACCAACAGTAGTAGTTGTTCGGATACAACTTATCAGAATATCCTGGTTCATCCGGTCCCGAAAACCAGCTTCGATATGAGCTACTTACCGGGATGTAGCCCGGTACCGGCCACATTCACGAACAAGACTACCGGAGCTGTTAGTTATCTGTGGGATTTTGATGATGGACAAACCAGTACCGAAATCAATACAACACATGATTTTATTAACGACTCTACCTACATCCGATATTTCCGGGTACGCCTTACGGCAGAAAACACTTATGGTTGTACTAACAGCCTGATGCGTGAAGTAACGGTTTACCCGACTCAGCATTTCGATTTTAGTATTCTACCCGATACAGCATGTTCTCCGGCGGATGTTATTATGGTGGCTGATCCGGGAGCATATACGTACACATGGGATTTTGGTGACGGAACGGTGAATCCAAGCAATAGATACCTGGCATCTCACACGTATACCAATTCAGCCGGGACAGATTCAGTTTATACTGTTAAATTGAACAGTTCCTCCTTCTACGGTTGTAAGGACTCGACAACTCGCCAGATGCTGGTTAAACCGGAAGTGAAGGCGGATATCACGTTGTCGGACAACTATGGTTGTGAGCCTTTAGTCGTTGATATTCAGGATAATTCACTAAACGGTGACTATTTTTATTGGGATTATGGAGATGATAGAAAAGATACAACTGGTTATGCAGCCAACTATAGTATTACGTACACCAATCCGAATTTGACTACGGTAGCATACAACCTGAAACTTGTCGTTGAGTCGGCTGAAGGATGCCGTGACTCAGTAACTTACCCAATTCAGGTATTACCCGGGGTAACAGCAGGTTTCAGTGTCGACACCGTTGGGTGTTCCCCGCTGGTGGCCGACTTTATCAACACAGCCACAGGTGCCTACGCGATGCACTGGGATTTTGGTGATGGAACTTTTGACGATACCAACTTTAATCCGCAGCATATTTACAATGCTATCGGCAATGCTGAAAATCTGTTTACAGTCATGCAGATTGTGCGGTCATCTGTTGCTGAATGTAGTGATACGGCCTACGCTACCATGCATGTCTATCCTGTTGATAAAGTGTACTTTAATATCAGCGATACAACCGGTTGTACACCACTGAATACAACACTGCTCAATACTTCGCCGGATGGTGTTTCGTATGAAGTGGATTATGGCGATAGTACTGCCACCGAAACGTTGACTACGGCAACCGGCCTGACACACCAATATCTGAATACCGGGACATCGCCACAAACCTACAACCTGGTAGTGAAATCGAACAACTCATTTGGATGTCAGGATTCTGTGGTGAAGAGCATTGTGGTTTATCCAAGCGTTACTGCCTCGTTCACAGCCGATACTGCCGGATGTGCCCCATTTGTTGTCGATTTCACCAATACGTCAACGGGAGCATTCTCTTACGAGTGGGATTTCGGTGATGGCGGGGCCAATGAATATGTGAAAGACCCGGTGAGGATATTTAACAACTACGGACTGAGCGATACAATATATAATGTTTCGTTAGCCGCTACTTCTTTGTACAGTTGTTCCGACACGGCGCACCAGGCATTCCTGGTGGTCCCGGCGCCGTACGCCGATTTCAATGCCCCAAATTATACAGGATGTTCGCCTTTTACTTTCGATGCAACAAACGTATCGACAGGAGCAACCACTTATTACTGGGATTTTGGTGACGGCGCAACACAAACAACCAACAGCCTGGGCAATATATCACATTTATATACGAACAGCACATCAACCCCGGTTACCCGCAACCTGAAGCTGAAGGCCGTTAATTCTCTTGGTTGTAGCGATTCTCTTACGGTATCTATACGGGTGCTTCCCAAAGTAACGGCGGATTTTGCACCGGATACAACCGGATGTTCCATATTGGATGTTCAGTTTCAGAACTTATCAACGAATGCACAGCAATTTGAATGGGACTTTGGCGATGGTGCCGCCAACTATACAGCCGATCCTTCGCATCCTTACGAAACGGCGCCAGGTGTTGATGCTGACAATACGGTTAAATTAATCTCCAAATCCTATTATGGCTGTGTTGATTCAATTACCAGGAATGTACACGTATTGGGAAGCCCACAGGCTAACTACTCCATGTTGGTCACCAATGTGTCGGGTACGACTACGACTGTGGAATTTACCAATCTCTCCGATGGTGCAGTAAGTTACGTTCTGAATTACGGGGATGGCAACTCTGTTACGTTGGGAAGCTGGACGACTGTTACCCATGATTTTGTCTCACCAGATGCGACGACTAGTTATAGCATTACGCTGACAGCAACCTCAGCCTCTGGTTGTACCGATGCTGTAACCCAGGTGCTCGATACCGATAATCCGCCGGATATAACATTCTATCCGGATACAGCGGGCTGTAGCCCGGTTGTGGTTCAGTTCAGAAATACTTCAACTTACGCAACTTCTTATACCTGGAAGTTCGGTGATGGTACGCCCGATGTGCACCTGACCAATCCGGTGCACACGTTTGAGAATAATGGGACAGCCGATTCAACGTACACGGTATGGTTGATTGGTGTTACCCCTTACGGGAAAAAAGATTCGACTTCGCATACGGTGACGGTTTATGCCAATCCGCAAGCCAGTTTCAATATTCCGATTGTTTCGGGATGTTCACCATTCGATGCCCTGTTTGAGAATACTTCGACAGGAGGCACCACATACAATTGGGATTTTGGAGATAGCATCAAGAATACGACTTACTCAAGTCCGGCTACATTATCGCACACCTATGTGAACGGAACAACATATCCTGAAAGTTACCAGGTGACTTTGACTGCTAGCAGTGCCAATGGCTGTGAAAGTAAAGCCAATGGCAGCGTGCTGGCGACACCGGGTGTGCAAGCTGCTTTTACTTCGGCAACGGATGGTTGTAGCCCGTTGAAAGTTCAGTTCACGAACAATTCAGTTGGAGCTTATTATTATTTATGGAATTTTGGCGATGGTAGTTCGTCTTCACAAATGAACCCAAGCCATCCCTTTTACAATCCGACTGACAGAGACACGATGTATACGGTTAAATTATTGGCATACACTCCGGATGGTTGTAAGGATAGCCTCACTGAGGACATTACGGTCTATGGAACGCCAAAAATTGATCTGACTTATTCGGCAACAAATGGATGTGCTCCTTTCAATGTTGAAATTACCGATAATTCAACTCCCGGAACGACCCTGACATGGGATTGGGGCGATGGTTCGCCAATCGATACTACTACAGCTCCGGCCAACGTATCACATATTTATTACAACACCAATCCGACTCTAGAAACAATCAGTCCTAGGATGAAGGTGACAGCCAAGTCGCCGCACGTCTGTGAGTCGGCCACTGAACACGTTTTTATTGTATACCCGCAAGTGACAGCCGGTTTTAATATGAATCCGGCCAGTGGATGCTCGCCCCTTGATGTCTGGTTTACCAATACATCCAGTGGCGCTGCTTACCTCGGCTGGGACTTTAACGATGGTGTTACCGACACGACAGCGGCGAATCCGACGCATCGATTTGTGAACAGTGGGCTCAATGACACGACCTTCACGGTAACGCAAATTGCTACATCGGTGAATAATTGCGCGGATACATTGCAACAGGATGTAACGGTCCATCCTTCACCCCGGATTGATGTAAGTGTTAGTGATTCAGTAGGATGTGGGCCATTGAATGTGCGTGTTGAGAATCTCTCCTTCTCGGGGCAGATTTATCGGGTGAAGTATGGAGATGGGACGATAGATACAATAAACAGTGGAGGTCATGTTTTCCACACTTATACTTCTTCACATGGGGATGAACAATTTTACAAGATGGTGATTCTTGGCGACAACCCGTATGGCTGTACTGATTCAATCGTGAAGCGGATCCATGTATTCCCAACTGTAACGGCTGGTTTTGTTAGCGATACACAAGGCTGCTCGCCGCTTCCGGTTCGGTTTCAGAACACATCACAGGGGGCGTTCAGTTACGAGTGGACATTTAATGGCGACACGCTCGATGTGGATTACACTGAAAATCCGTTGCGCGTTTTTGAGAATACAACACCCAACGACTCCATCAATACAGTTCAACTGATAGCGTCCAATAATTATGATTGTTCCGATACAACCTGGCAAACTATTACTGTGTCTCCCTCACCGGTTGCCGATATCACCGTCTCGTCAGCAGAAGGTTGTGCTCCGTTTACCGTGAACGTGACTAATAATTCGTATTTGGGATATACGTTCCATTGGATTTACGGTGATAACGATGATGAATACAAATCGGCCGGCGAATCGGCTACTCACATCTACGAGAACACAGGTGTAACGCCGGGATATTATGATTTGAAGCTCGTTGTGGAAACACTGAATGGATGCCGCGACTCAGTAATCCGTCGTATCACGGTACTGCCGGAAGTGAAGACAGCGATGGTACTTGATACTATCGATTGCTCTCCGTTGTTCACAACCCTCCAGAACCTCACTACAGGCGCACAGCTGTTCTTCTGGGATTACGGTGATGGTACTCCCACGTCAACTGAATACAATCCGTCACATACATTTGTGAATATGTCGACGGCCGATGACACCATGTACACAGTAAAATTGGTGGGCAAATCATTCTACGGATGTGAGGATTCCACTTACCAGGATGTTACGGTTTTGGCTGCGCCGCATGCTGAATTCACCGTTGACAAAACCACGGGCTGCGGTCCGTTGGATGTCCAATTGGAAAATCAATCCGTTGGAGGAATTACTTATACCGTTAAGTACGGTGATGGAGCAGAGGAAAACATAGCCGAAGGAGCTACGGTAAATCATATGTATCACGATACAACCAGTCAGGCAATTAGTTACTCATTGCGGGTGATTGTTGAAAGCGCCACTGGATGTGTGGATTCGATGGAAACCCGCATTGAGGTACTGCCTGAATTGAACGCAGTCTTTAGCAGTGGTTCGATTGGCTGTGCACCGTTGGGAATCCGCTTTAACAATGAGTCGAATGGTGCGGCTGCTTATGAATGGAATTTTGGCGATGGCTCGCCAGTAGAGAACTTTACCAGTCCGTATCACCTGTTTGATAACTCTTCTCTTGCAGATACGATATACAATGTAAAGCTTTTGGCCTATTCACCATACGGATGCGTGGATTCGACCATGAAAGATATTACGGTGCATCCAACACCCAATGCCGATATTTCAGCCGTCGATGTTGAAGATTGTACGCCGTTTGATGCCATGTTCTCGAATCATACAACCGGAGCTGATAATTTTGCATGGGACTTTGGTGATGGAACAACCTCTACGAGTTCAGATACGTTGGTTACCCATACTTATGAGAATACAAAACCAATGGTCCAGAGTTACCACATCTGGGTAAAAGCATCCAATAACTTTGGTTGTTCGGATGATGCATACGAAAGTGTCCAGGTGAATCCATTTGTCAAGGCAGCTTTCTCTGCCGATACTGTAGGTTGTTCGCCATTGACACTAGATTTTAAGAACTTGTCGGAAGGTGCCTATTCTTATGAATGGTACTTCGGCGATAGTTCCGGGGTATATCGTTCCACCAATCCGGGTCATACGTTTGTCAATACTTCGCAGAAAGATACCATATTCCATGTGATGCTTGTTGCCATGTCGAGATATGGTTGTTCGGACACGGCAGTGATGGGTATTCGGGTTTATCCATCACCGATGGCAAGTTTCAGCGTCAATTCGCTGGGCGGATGTGCGCCTTACACTTTGGAAATCACAGATCAATCAGTTGGTGCTGAAAGTTATCTCTGGAAGTTTGGTGATGGTACTTCCTCAACCGGTGCTCAAGAGAACTTTACGCATGATTATCTTAATACCGGACAGACAACCGTCTATCCGGTGACTTTGCAGGTGGAAAATGAAATTGGCTGTAAGTCGTCATATACTGCCAATATTGAGGTGCACCCGATGGTTACTGCCGATTTCCAACCTGATAAAAGCGAAGGTTGTAGTCCGTTAAGTGTTAACTTCTCTAATCTTTCGTCTGGTGGTGAAACCTATTACTGGGATTTTAATGATCAAATGTATTCCAGTGAATTCCAGCCAAGACATCCATTCGTGAACACGACATCGAAAGATTCTACGTTTATGGTACAGTTAGTGGCGACTTCACTCAATCATTGTACCGATACCATTAGTAAAACCATACTGGTACACCCGACGCCACAGGCCGCTTTCATTGTAGATCCGCAGGTTCAGACGTTCCCGGATAAGACTATCCGGATTACCAATCAAACACCGGGAGGACCGTGGAATTACGTTTGGAACTTCGGTGACATGACGCAGGAAGTAAATGGGGATGTAACATCTCATGACTTTGAAACTCCGGGGAATTATGATATTACCCTGGCAGCAAGTAGCGATTTCTGTTCGCAAAAAGCTGTTCAGCGGGTATCGGTTTTGGCCGGGCCGCCGTCATCGGTATTCGATCCGGATACTGCGGGATGTCCGCCGCTAAAGGTGCAGTTCCGGAATCAGTCGAAGAATGGTTACCGTTACGTATGGGATTTCGGCGACGGAAACTACTCAACGCAAAAAGCGCCCGAACATACCTTCTTTGCCGAAGGGGCCTACAATGTGCATTTGCAGGTATTTAATCAGGTTGGTGATGTTGCTGAATCGGACAAACAGATCGTTGTTTATCCGGCAGTGCGGGCCTATTTCAATCTTTTCCCGAGCAGGGTGAAAATTCCGGGAGAAAAAGTGAGCTTCTCCAACTTCTCTGAGAATGCCGATAACTATTTGTGGGACTTTGGTGATGGTGATACATCAACGGTCTTTGAACCCGGGCATGAATACCAGAAAGTCGGCGTATTTCCAGTTTCCTTGATGGCCACCTCTCTAAAGAGCTGTACCGATACATTTATCCTGGCGCAGGGAGTTGAGGCTTACAGCGAAGCAAAAATCCAGGTCCCGAACGCCTTTATGCCTGCTAAGGATGGCCCCAACGGAGGTAAATATACGCCGGGTGATCGGTACAATCATGTGTTCTATCCGGTTGTAGCTAAGGGGGATATTGACAAGTATCAGTTGCAGGTTTTTAACCGGTGGGGTAACCTCATGTTCCTGACCAATGATATCGATACGGGCTGGGATGGATACTATAATGGAGAACTTGCCTCACCCGGGGTTTATATTTGGCGTATAAAATGTACGTTTAAAGATGGTACGCAAATAGTTAAAGCGGGTGATGTTACATTATTGCAGTAG